A stretch of the Alnus glutinosa chromosome 6, dhAlnGlut1.1, whole genome shotgun sequence genome encodes the following:
- the LOC133870596 gene encoding pentatricopeptide repeat-containing protein At3g22470, mitochondrial-like, with translation MTSKGIQPDVFTYNSLIQGLCNFGRWKEAIKLWKEMVKRKIMPDVRTFNIVTDTLGKEWRFEEAKEVYDVMIQRGIYREIFPDVVTYNSLIGGFCRVGKLKNALELLHEMQDFFGRSEMEMEIVWIGYQTSSLFHEMEDKKLHLDIVIYSILIDGMYNAEKLMIGRELFNTLPTKGLQANVRTYNIMIKGLCKEGLLIEAMELFEKMEENGCSPNDFTYNTIIQGFLQHNETSWVVKYIKTMVDKGFSANATTATILIDLLSTNRVDKTLQGFFQIFV, from the exons ATGACAAGTAAAGGAATTCAACCGGATGTTTTCACTTACAATTCTTTAATTCAAGGCCTATGCAATTTCGGTAGGTGGAAGGAGGCAATTAAACTATGGAAGGAGATGGTTAAAAGGAAAATCATGCCAGATGTGCGTACATTCAACATAGTGACGGACACACTTGGCAAAGAATGGAGgtttgaagaagcaaaagaagTTTATGATGTGATGATTCAGAGAGGCATATATAGA GAAATTTTCCCTGATGTTGTCACTTACAATTCTCTTATAGGTGGGTTTTGCCGAGTTGGGAAACTTAAGAATGCATTAGAGCTACTCCATGAGATGCAA gatttttttgggagaagtgaaatggaaatggaaattgtttggattggttaccaaacaagctcattGTTTCATGAGATGGAAGACAAAAAGTTACACCTTGATATAGTGATTTACAGCATCTTGATTGATGGTATGTATAATGCCGAGAAACTTATGATTGGAAGAGAACTCTTTAATACTCTTCCTACTAAAGGTTTGCAAGCTAATGTTCGGACTTACAATATAATGATCAAAGGGCTTTGCAAAGAGGGACTACTAATTGAAGCAATGGAGCTATTtgagaaaatggaggaaaatgGTTGTTCGCCTAATGATTTCACATATAACACAATCATCCAAGGCTTCTTGCAACATAATGAGACATCATGGGTAGTGAAATATATCAAAACGATGGTTGACAAAGGTTTTTCGGCAAATGCGACCACTGCCACCATTTTGATTGACTTATTGTCTACTAATCGGGTAGATAAAACATTACAAggtttttttcaaatatttgtgtga